In a genomic window of Flavobacterium lipolyticum:
- a CDS encoding GNAT family N-acetyltransferase — MISIKELNKDRLGDFFQYLKIHLSKNGEKGTTLFQPLSKQQPTLSNEWKAKFEDGMNEKVGWRKIWVAINEEEKIVGHIDIRSQNQSHAEHRVLLGMGVDSNFRNLKIGQNLLEFIIDYCKDNRKISWIDLQVLTNNIPATRLYKKMNFEELSITKDMFRIDNISYDYTSMTLNVEN; from the coding sequence ATGATTTCAATTAAAGAATTAAATAAAGACAGACTTGGTGACTTTTTTCAATACTTGAAAATTCATCTTTCTAAAAATGGAGAGAAAGGAACAACACTTTTTCAACCACTTTCGAAACAACAACCTACACTTTCGAACGAATGGAAAGCAAAGTTTGAGGACGGAATGAATGAAAAGGTTGGATGGAGAAAAATTTGGGTAGCAATAAATGAAGAAGAAAAAATTGTTGGACATATTGACATCCGTTCTCAAAATCAGTCACATGCAGAACATAGAGTTTTACTTGGAATGGGGGTTGACAGCAATTTTAGAAATTTGAAAATTGGTCAAAATTTGTTAGAATTTATTATTGATTATTGTAAAGATAATCGTAAAATTAGCTGGATTGACTTGCAAGTTTTGACAAATAATATTCCAGCAACCAGACTTTACAAAAAAATGAATTTTGAGGAATTGAGCATAACAAAGGATATGTTTAGAATCGATAATATTTCTTATGATTATACTTCTATGACCCTAAATGTTGAAAATTAA
- a CDS encoding helix-turn-helix domain-containing protein, with product MDINEISFENLPKAVAHLVKEITEIKILIQNIQVFESKEKSIPIGIEEVSRLIGKAKPTIYTLVRQRKIPCYKYGKKLYFFEEELLEWISKGKKKTIQEIESEVLKYNHNRNK from the coding sequence ATGGACATAAACGAAATCTCTTTTGAGAACCTGCCCAAAGCAGTAGCACACTTAGTGAAAGAAATTACCGAGATTAAAATTCTGATTCAAAATATACAGGTATTTGAATCTAAAGAAAAAAGTATTCCTATTGGTATTGAAGAAGTAAGCCGGCTAATTGGAAAAGCAAAGCCTACAATTTACACTCTTGTAAGGCAGAGAAAAATCCCATGCTATAAATATGGTAAAAAGCTGTACTTTTTTGAAGAAGAACTTTTAGAATGGATCTCTAAAGGGAAAAAGAAAACAATACAGGAAATCGAATCAGAAGTATTGAAATATAATCATAATCGAAATAAATAG
- a CDS encoding site-specific integrase codes for MKQLAKTKVTVRLRKAENQKEWYVYIESYPVEVSGKKTPQRIREYLNRTVTTVEWDKKRTARTDAEGIKSYRPRRSDNGIIMCRSESDREIMLYADAVRNIRQKEYDNTDLYSDAENLLAQQKEKGKEDFIKYIAATAAKRHARSSKSIQINWERAREFLKSYSKGSLMFSQIDSRMAEDFKLFLLVAPLGGGKKGTISRNTAGTYFSIFKAALKQAFIDGYLTVDLSSKIKGIPEQESRREYLTIKELNTLAETPCEKDVLKRAALFSALTGLRHSDIQKLRWKEISLEDGIAKLHFTQKKTKGVEYMPISQQAFQLCGEPRLSAQLVFEDLPDPSWISRPLKKWVESAGIKKNITFHCFRHTFATLQLSSGTDIYTVSKMLGHTNVKTTEIYAKVIDEKKNRASQAIQLESLKKRA; via the coding sequence ATGAAACAATTAGCAAAAACCAAGGTGACTGTGCGTCTTCGAAAAGCAGAAAACCAAAAAGAATGGTATGTCTACATAGAAAGCTATCCTGTTGAGGTTTCCGGAAAGAAAACGCCCCAGAGAATCCGTGAATATTTAAATAGAACCGTAACAACAGTGGAGTGGGACAAGAAAAGAACTGCCCGCACAGATGCAGAGGGCATAAAATCCTACAGACCCAGACGCAGCGATAACGGAATAATAATGTGCAGAAGCGAGAGCGACCGTGAAATAATGCTCTATGCTGACGCAGTGCGTAATATCCGGCAGAAAGAATACGATAATACAGATCTGTACAGTGATGCTGAGAACCTATTGGCTCAACAGAAAGAAAAAGGAAAAGAGGATTTTATTAAATACATTGCTGCTACGGCGGCTAAAAGACACGCCCGAAGTTCAAAATCCATTCAGATCAATTGGGAGCGGGCCAGAGAGTTTTTAAAAAGCTATTCCAAAGGCAGCCTGATGTTTTCGCAGATTGATAGCAGAATGGCAGAAGATTTTAAACTGTTTCTGCTGGTTGCGCCGCTCGGAGGAGGTAAAAAAGGAACCATTTCCCGCAACACTGCGGGAACGTATTTTTCCATATTTAAAGCCGCTTTGAAACAGGCTTTTATTGATGGATATTTAACCGTTGACTTATCTTCAAAAATAAAAGGCATACCTGAGCAGGAATCAAGACGCGAATATCTTACCATTAAAGAATTGAATACATTGGCCGAAACGCCCTGCGAAAAAGATGTCCTTAAAAGAGCCGCGCTTTTCTCAGCGCTTACTGGCCTGCGGCATTCCGACATTCAGAAGCTCCGCTGGAAAGAGATCAGCCTGGAAGATGGCATCGCTAAACTACATTTCACGCAGAAAAAGACAAAGGGTGTCGAATATATGCCTATTTCCCAGCAGGCTTTCCAGCTGTGCGGAGAACCTAGGCTTTCCGCGCAGCTTGTTTTTGAGGATCTACCGGACCCGTCGTGGATTTCACGACCTCTGAAAAAATGGGTTGAATCTGCTGGCATTAAAAAAAACATTACCTTCCATTGCTTCCGCCATACATTTGCAACACTGCAGCTGTCGAGCGGGACAGACATCTATACGGTCAGCAAAATGCTGGGGCATACCAATGTAAAAACTACTGAAATATACGCCAAAGTAATAGATGAGAAGAAAAACAGAGCTTCGCAGGCAATACAATTGGAATCTTTAAAGAAAAGAGCGTAA